CATAATAAAGTCCTCCTGTTTTTAGTTTATCATAAAAAGATTTTTTTATTTACAGACTTTTTATCACAGGCTCAAATTAACTGGTCATAAAAAAACAGTACCACTATTAGAACTCCTATCATCGAAACAAGTTTTAAAAAATCAATGGAAAATAGATTATATATATTCTTATAAAGGATATGTGCCATTTGAAACAAGAAGAAAACCGTCTGAATGGATATCGAAACTTTTTTCAATATGGGGAGTGTGTGGATTTCTCTTACTCTTTTTATCCTGATTTTTTAATGTTTTATTATTTTTTCTGTTCAATTTAATATAATGCAAATAAATTCAATTACTGATTCTTGGACCATGAGATAATTCCTGATAACATTAATAAACTAATTATAGTACCTTCGCGAACGAATACCGGAAGCTTGAAATTCAATGATATAAATATAGAAATCAGAACACAGGTGATATCAATAGAATAACGATAAAATTTGAATGGTTTTGATGTTTTATCAGAAAGTAAAATACAAAAATATTCTATTGGAAACTTAAAAATACCTAATTTTAAAATTTTACCAGTTCCCATACCGGCAAAAAACGTTCCTACAATAAAAGTAATAATTCTTAAAAAATAATTTTTAAAAATAATACTTTCAAATAAAGTGTATAAAAATATATTGATTATCACTCCAAAAAAGACAAGAGCAATAAACATCAACAAATAATTTTTAATTCTGTTTTCTGGATTTAATAAAACACAAAAAATTAAAAAGACCAAATTAATTATGGTTGTGATAGTTCCAACCTTTATAGAAGTAATATTTGATAATGCAACATTGAAAGAATTGAAACTACTCACGCCAATATTAGATTTAATAGTTAAACTGATACCGAAAGCACTGAGTAAGTAAAACAGCAAAGAAATAAGTATATTTTTAATTTCCATAATTAAATTCCTCCTGATTATGATATACTATTATTATACATATATATGATGCTATAATTACTATGAGATATATCATACTTGAGAGGAAATTATGAAAAAAATACTTTTTAATGAATATTATGATGAAGATATCAAAAA
This sequence is a window from Sebaldella sp. S0638. Protein-coding genes within it:
- a CDS encoding YitT family protein, with the protein product MEIKNILISLLFYLLSAFGISLTIKSNIGVSSFNSFNVALSNITSIKVGTITTIINLVFLIFCVLLNPENRIKNYLLMFIALVFFGVIINIFLYTLFESIIFKNYFLRIITFIVGTFFAGMGTGKILKLGIFKFPIEYFCILLSDKTSKPFKFYRYSIDITCVLISIFISLNFKLPVFVREGTIISLLMLSGIISWSKNQ